The Neochlamydia sp. S13 genome has a segment encoding these proteins:
- a CDS encoding leucine-rich repeat domain-containing protein: protein MMPSLSTSNTHPNFRLAVSENIEDAVSGKLMTRAVTLFPCGHTFNEDTVISCLARNKLCPLDSQLIVRHTPNPTIRLQAKIAEDDFLSEFFRERYIALLGHLLNEPSIKGIPSLANLLENQAKALMSQFGEQLTNEEKINYNWTKNLLDENKKVRLFAFQRLQQPYQSSPSPSMVSPPSVFTSSSSGVSKEIGCYSHRFVSPPPISATSLYNLILQVHFPEGNGEPIEQTRIIDKIYKIDSNLSTEEKVLYIFQKLFTLASSLSPLGREENIIENKASNLSNYSSYLLNISCLLLWHHLPGGTEYLNNPYIYTLPLKRKAELLIPWMKEYCTHINHLILSNLNLIFLPPAIGQFSQLQRLYLHNNQLTTLPASIGQLSQLQRLYLHNNQLTSLPETIGQLSQLQRLYLYTNNLNTLPESIGQLSQLKELFLFNNRLSALPETIGRLCQLQYLFLSNNQLSALPETIGQLSQLRQLYLDNNQLTSLPEATAQLSQLKKLNLINNRLTTIPQLLTVTEILIHGNPLMQFTLKKINY from the coding sequence ATGATGCCCTCCCTTTCTACCTCTAACACTCACCCAAATTTTCGGCTTGCTGTCTCAGAAAATATAGAAGACGCCGTCTCAGGAAAGCTGATGACTCGAGCAGTGACTTTGTTTCCTTGCGGTCATACCTTTAATGAAGATACTGTCATCTCCTGTTTAGCGCGCAATAAGCTTTGCCCTCTCGATAGCCAACTTATTGTGAGACATACACCCAACCCTACTATCAGACTCCAAGCTAAAATTGCTGAAGACGATTTTTTATCAGAATTTTTTAGAGAACGCTATATTGCCCTTTTGGGCCATCTTTTAAATGAACCTTCTATTAAAGGCATTCCTTCCCTGGCTAACTTATTAGAAAATCAGGCTAAAGCCTTAATGAGCCAATTCGGCGAACAGCTAACAAATGAAGAAAAAATAAACTATAATTGGACAAAGAATTTATTAGATGAAAATAAAAAAGTTAGACTATTTGCCTTCCAAAGACTGCAGCAGCCTTACCAAAGCTCTCCTTCCCCTAGCATGGTTTCTCCACCTTCCGTTTTCACTTCTTCGTCATCTGGTGTCTCAAAAGAAATTGGATGCTATTCCCATCGATTCGTATCCCCGCCCCCAATTTCCGCCACCTCGCTTTACAACTTGATCCTTCAAGTTCATTTTCCAGAGGGAAATGGAGAACCTATAGAACAAACTCGTATTATAGATAAGATTTATAAAATTGACTCCAATCTTTCTACTGAAGAAAAAGTACTCTATATCTTTCAAAAGCTTTTTACATTGGCCTCTTCTCTTTCTCCATTAGGCCGTGAAGAAAATATCATAGAAAACAAAGCTTCTAACCTTTCTAATTACTCCTCCTACCTACTAAATATTAGCTGCCTATTACTCTGGCACCATCTGCCGGGAGGAACAGAGTACTTAAATAATCCCTATATCTACACCCTACCTTTAAAGAGAAAAGCAGAGCTATTAATCCCTTGGATGAAAGAGTACTGCACCCACATTAATCACCTGATTTTAAGCAACTTAAACCTTATATTTTTACCGCCAGCGATCGGGCAATTTTCCCAGCTGCAAAGACTTTACTTACATAATAACCAACTAACTACTCTTCCAGCGTCCATCGGGCAACTTTCCCAGCTACAACGACTCTACTTACATAATAACCAACTAACGTCTCTTCCTGAAACCATCGGGCAGCTTTCCCAGCTGCAACGACTCTACTTATACACCAACAATCTAAACACTCTTCCTGAAAGCATCGGACAACTTTCCCAGCTCAAAGAGCTTTTCCTATTCAATAATAGACTAAGCGCGCTTCCAGAAACCATTGGGCGACTTTGCCAGCTGCAATATCTTTTTTTATCCAATAATCAACTAAGCGCTCTTCCTGAAACTATTGGGCAGCTCTCTCAACTGAGACAGCTTTACTTAGATAACAACCAGCTAACGTCTCTTCCTGAAGCCACTGCCCAGCTTTCTCAACTCAAGAAACTGAACTTAATCAATAACCGTTTAACTACCATTCCTCAGCTTCTTACAGTCACAGAGATTTTAATACACGGAAATCCATTAATGCAATTTACCTTGAAAAAGATAAATTATTAA
- a CDS encoding DUF1670 domain-containing protein produces the protein MKNVTINSREDQERRLQIKNIHQQMKNLAVQGTGISPWEAQILVGLIEEVYFSELNQSHLKPGQIKYHCVAAEEGAGKSLKECKMLPVVLTLFDQRDKGNFSQDNNKDRSVELRRRRLVRIAEEAKEQGGYLTQEDLAELLMCDIRTIRRDIKELRTIGILLPTRGQQKDIGPGVSHRAIAIRLWLEGKEPVAIAQHIKHSIEAVENYLQKFKRVAFLKSKHFNEFEIALTVGISIYATKTFSLLYEEFKDKAFFKQRLEEVHIVGAQYYHAQDEKKRMMSSNDSIRNERRLP, from the coding sequence ATGAAAAATGTTACTATAAATTCTAGAGAAGATCAAGAAAGACGACTTCAAATCAAAAACATCCATCAGCAGATGAAAAATTTGGCTGTTCAAGGAACGGGAATTAGTCCTTGGGAAGCTCAAATTTTAGTGGGTCTGATTGAGGAAGTGTACTTTTCCGAACTTAACCAAAGCCACTTAAAACCAGGGCAAATTAAATATCATTGTGTAGCAGCTGAAGAAGGAGCTGGCAAATCTTTAAAAGAGTGCAAGATGTTACCTGTGGTTTTGACGCTGTTTGACCAACGAGACAAAGGAAATTTTTCCCAGGATAATAATAAAGATAGAAGTGTTGAGCTAAGAAGGAGAAGACTTGTGCGTATAGCTGAAGAAGCTAAAGAGCAAGGAGGATACTTAACGCAAGAAGACCTAGCAGAATTGTTAATGTGCGATATAAGAACCATTCGAAGAGATATTAAAGAGCTTAGAACAATAGGCATCTTATTACCCACCCGAGGTCAACAAAAAGATATAGGCCCTGGTGTCAGCCATAGAGCTATTGCCATACGGCTTTGGCTAGAGGGCAAAGAGCCTGTGGCTATTGCCCAACATATTAAGCATAGCATAGAAGCTGTGGAAAACTATCTACAGAAGTTTAAAAGAGTAGCCTTTCTTAAAAGCAAACATTTCAATGAGTTTGAAATAGCCTTAACGGTAGGAATTTCCATCTATGCTACCAAAACCTTTTCCCTGCTATATGAAGAGTTTAAAGATAAAGCCTTTTTTAAACAAAGATTGGAGGAAGTTCATATAGTTGGTGCCCAATATTATCACGCTCAAGATGAAAAAAAAAGAATGATGTCGTCGAACGACTCTATCAGGAACGAACGGAGGCTGCCATGA
- a CDS encoding DUF1670 domain-containing protein, translating into MKKNIDANHATFCPQAFKCFEGALEAFFSHECPQLGETRTRQVLVKSIADMVRQFYPQTSHMQPGQVTWPTVHRNEFSSYGKSIQNTRLTTVILDLVSSQDAIERAKGKKLRVIKKEAVARMCKQAFDQEGCLTHAELAILLKISPHSVGKYIKEWELENREVLPRRGSIHDIGPTLTHKTMIIEKLFIEQKTVQQVSRETKHSLPAIQRYISTFKQILLCKQKGMSTEEAAFSVGRTSRLVNEYEKIIEQYKEKNYVIAALLKSEIGIETRTQITINEGVDKKY; encoded by the coding sequence ATGAAGAAGAACATCGATGCAAACCATGCTACATTTTGCCCTCAAGCATTTAAATGCTTTGAAGGTGCTTTGGAAGCGTTTTTTTCTCATGAGTGCCCGCAGCTAGGAGAAACAAGGACAAGGCAAGTACTGGTTAAATCAATAGCGGATATGGTGCGTCAATTTTATCCGCAGACCTCTCATATGCAGCCGGGACAAGTTACATGGCCGACAGTCCACCGCAATGAATTTTCATCTTATGGAAAATCTATTCAAAATACACGTTTAACAACGGTAATTTTAGATCTGGTAAGCTCGCAAGATGCTATAGAAAGAGCCAAGGGGAAAAAATTAAGGGTTATAAAAAAAGAAGCTGTGGCGCGGATGTGTAAGCAAGCTTTTGATCAAGAAGGTTGCTTAACCCATGCGGAATTAGCTATTTTGTTGAAGATATCACCCCACAGCGTAGGCAAATATATCAAGGAGTGGGAATTAGAAAACCGTGAGGTTCTTCCAAGAAGAGGATCTATCCATGATATAGGACCTACTTTAACTCATAAAACAATGATCATTGAAAAGCTCTTTATCGAGCAAAAAACTGTTCAGCAGGTGAGCAGAGAAACAAAACACTCTTTGCCGGCGATACAAAGGTATATATCCACTTTCAAGCAAATATTGCTATGCAAACAAAAAGGTATGTCTACAGAAGAAGCAGCTTTTTCGGTGGGTAGGACATCTCGCTTAGTCAATGAATATGAAAAGATTATTGAACAATATAAGGAGAAAAATTATGTTATAGCCGCGTTATTGAAAAGTGAAATTGGAATTGAAACAAGAACCCAGATAACAATAAATGAAGGTGTTGATAAAAAATATTAA